The Topomyia yanbarensis strain Yona2022 chromosome 3, ASM3024719v1, whole genome shotgun sequence nucleotide sequence ggttagTGCTTTTGGTTTCTTTGTGGATATTCGAGGAAGTGAAGTACTACACCCaagtaaatcaacaaaactgttcacaAATGCGAAAAAATACTCCTAAATATGGTACAGAAAAGTGATATGATTTATCAAAACAATGCACTCTACGGTGACTGTGAagaaaatatgatatttttcctcctagtgcaACGAGCTGCATAATAAATAAAGCagagcatatttatttgtttttaagctaTTATATAttaaaaagcaatggaagcgtTCTAAAATTCTGTCTAGTAATGACTCTAATTCGAAATTATAACTGATTTCAGCGCATATCTACGTATCTCTTGAAGTATATCTCCTGTTCAGTAGAATTCTCTTGGTCGAAGTACCACTACCACTATTTAAGAGCTCAATTGATATTCTAAAAGAATTCGAAATAACGCTaacaatttgaagaaaattgaaatccaTTGTTTGTCATTCATTGTTATTAAAtccataaaaaaatcatattcaaaaacgAGATGATACTGAAAGTTTTTGTCAATTAATGGGATATATTGGCCAATGAATGAATGattaaatgaattgaatgatgTAACCAGGTGGTTACAATCTTACCTTTCTGAACGATCCGCTTTTGTTAGAATCGGCACCACATCCTCAAGCGTATTTGAAACACCAACCGGTGTCCCTCAAGGAAGTCCCTTAGGGCCACTAATCtttatattattcatcaacgatctctgtACCCGCATTCACATTTTCCCAATTCtttcattctattcattgttgttaattattcattttttccatgtaacctattttgaaagtattttttctgctgaccattttcctatacgtttacctttatttttttattttcttgtttttttttatttccctacaaaacatttgaattttgccATTACCCGTACTTTCTCTTCATTTTACATATAGTTTAcatagttcgttgtttgaatttatttcaattttttttctaatgtttttttttcattctctAAATAATTACaatcaatttatttaaaatgatgTTCATCGAATCCCTGAAACTACCTACCTAAGTAGGGTTTCCACCTCAGGTGAGGCTTTCACCCGGAGATATTTACTGATCTGGAATAGCCTTGTATAGAAGAACGAGTATACGTTGAAACCATATCATCCTGCTGAATTGAAGTGAGACAAGTATAAATTCTTGAACTCTTTTTGCAATTCGTCAAGGTATCAATTACCAAAATTGACTCACATTCACCGTTTAGTGCTATGTTGTAACAAAGCAAAATGCACACCACTGTTCTGAGCTTTTCTCATTAAACTGTCAATTTTTCGCGTTTACAAACATCGATTAATATAACAACGTTTCCAATCATCGATTAATATAAGTAAAGAGTAAAATTTAAACTCCCCGGCTAAGacacaaaaaatccaaaagccccggccactctcgctgtggaggataagccgAACAAGAATTGCCCTCTGCCACAGCTAACAGGAGAAGTAAAGTGAAGCAGACAGGAAAGCTGGTAACGGAATTTTGCTGGGCGCAAATTCTGTTATTCATCATCACAGTCGTTAGGGAGGCTCCAATAAAAGAACGAAGCTCTTCTTTCTGGTCAGAACTCGTTAGAAACAAACAACTtcagacccggagaaattgatgtaacccGGAAACCCAGAGATCGGCTCCTAAAACTAGAGTGTCCGGCTCAAatccggaggggtggcaaccctatacctaAGTTTGGATACTCGACCCCTTCAAATTCCGAAAACAAACAAATCGCACAACCCGGTGGAATTTTATTAGTTTATCATTGTACGAATCAGTATATGGTAAATAATGttataaactttttttctttattttccttaCATATTTTATATCACAGAACGAATTGATCACTTGAGACTCTCATTCCCAGTAAACCGTACAGGTTTCCCGATCGCCAGGAAGACACACCGAATGCTTATTCGAAAACACGTGGTACGATGGACACACCTGCTCGTTGGCTCTACCAAGGATACAGGTAATGTACATGTAGCAATAGTATGGATGCGGAATTACCGCCACAGTTTTCGGCGGACAGATATCATCCGATATCGGAGGATGGGTACTAGTTGGAGGGTTGGGTGCGGGCGTACTAGCACCAGGACCCAGAATTGTCCGGCATGTGTTTGGGTCTCCGGGTAGACAAATGTTCAACCTGTCGGTAAACACCATCCAGCTCGGACAGAGAACTTCCTGTGGAATCCACATACGACATTCTACGAAACGGGTGCAGAACTGAGGATGCGGCAGTCGACCGATGGCTTTTTGATTGCGCACACAATAGTCCACCGGGATCGGTTTGATGTCCTCTGGAGCTGGTGTTGTAGTTGTAGGAAAGATTTGTACTTGACAGGATTCGGAGTTTCCTGGTAGACAGATGAATAACCGATCGGAGAATACGTAGCCTTTCCGGCAGGATTGTTCACGTTGTCGACCAAATACGCAGCTGTTGTATTTGGTGCAAGTTTCGGTGTGAGGAAAGCGACCAAGTACGATTCCCCTGCATGGATTTCCCTCCTCAGGCTCGTTCGGGAATCCCTCTGTACAAGTTTCCTGATCTCCTGGAACGCAGTCTACTTCATCTATGGAGAAAATAGTCCCTTCAGGGCAGGTCATAAACTCCGGTTCCTCCTTATAGCAGATGACGAATTTGTAACAAGAGTCCGGATCAATCAACGTCCCAGTTAGGATTCCCTCACACGGATTGACGGAGTCAGTAGCTACGGTTGATCGTTGTACTAAAACTAATATTAAAATTACTGCTAAGGACCTCATCTCACACGTAACACTGATCTGATTTTACTGTTTACAATTGATGCTATGATTTCAGACTCGGCGAATGCACGTCTTTTATACCTGATCTAATCAAAGTGTGCGGTAGGCCAAACGGGTCCCCTAAATCACATCTGATAAGTTGAATCACTGATAATAATCAAAAGATTCGTAGACCATATCGAATCGAGTGATATACCTATTTTTTTGCTTTGCGACGCCGAAAAAACGAGTGCTTCCAGCTGGCTTTCCTCATGATCTGGGATGCTTATCATTGTATACATTTAGGTTTTTTATGGCTCGATTGTTGATAATAATCGAAGACTGACGCGCAGAAAATCTAGGGATTAGTGAGTGGCACCGTTCCGGCTGCTAGTCAGGAACAGGGGATAAGATTGTTTACATTGTTAGTTAGGTGAACCTGGGTTGGGCATGACGTCCACTGCACAGTGCTtcatataataaaaataaaaaagtgacCTACACTTTTTAAGTGTGCTGGTCacttttttatatatattataAAAAGTGAAttcgtttttaatttttatgcCGTGAAATGCTAAAATCGGTTGGATAATGTTCTAAAAcaagttttgaaaattatttgggATTTCACTTGTATAAACAAAACTGTTATAATTGTTTGTTTTACTCCACTAGAGCGACAATCTATACTAGGCCAAAGGTCAATTATTTGCTAAGTATTGGACGTAAATTAACTTTTGAAGATTTGATCTCCCTGCGTCATTATGAACAATGATAATGATGGTACTTACACAGTTTAGGACACCAATTTGTAATAATCATTAACAATCGCCAGAAGCCGTACCGTTTGGCCGAATTACGACTGAATTGAAGCAAGCGCACTCAAAACTAAACCGGTCGGAATCATttacatttaaaataaaattcgttcacTTAAAGTCGAATGGTACGAAAATCGACACCGAAAAAACAGTGAGATCTTCATGAATATTAGTCAGCAGtactgcaaaaatattctatataAGTTTTCATTTTTGGATTTAGTAAGCGTGTGGTCAAGTCCGCTGCCAGatgctgatgagacgaagtcgaaatgtaAATCAATGACTTACTATATACAATACTTTGCACATGCTCAATTTTGTCCTATTGCGCTTCATGCGCCTGAATGTTGGTGTGATTTTTATCGGCTAAgcccaggcccgtagccaggattttgtttcg carries:
- the LOC131692617 gene encoding uncharacterized protein LOC131692617 gives rise to the protein MRSLAVILILVLVQRSTVATDSVNPCEGILTGTLIDPDSCYKFVICYKEEPEFMTCPEGTIFSIDEVDCVPGDQETCTEGFPNEPEEGNPCRGIVLGRFPHTETCTKYNSCVFGRQREQSCRKGYVFSDRLFICLPGNSESCQVQIFPTTTTPAPEDIKPIPVDYCVRNQKAIGRLPHPQFCTRFVECRMWIPQEVLCPSWMVFTDRLNICLPGDPNTCRTILGPGASTPAPNPPTSTHPPISDDICPPKTVAVIPHPYYCYMYITCILGRANEQVCPSYHVFSNKHSVCLPGDRETCTVYWE